The Chitinophaga sp. H8 genome contains a region encoding:
- a CDS encoding chloramphenicol acetyltransferase produces the protein MKKILDITTWPRKAHYEFFKQFEEPFFGVCVSVDCTKAYHTAKEQGHSFFLWYLHKSLAAANAIAPFRYRIIDDIIYEYEVVHASPTINRPDGTFGFAYMDYHPQFTDFATAAQLEIDQVQATTGLIPANSGENVIHYSSMPWIDFTSLSHARSFSFKDCIPKISFGKMKEVHGKKVMSVSIHVHHGLMDGYHVGQFIDHFQQLLNA, from the coding sequence ATGAAAAAGATACTGGATATAACTACCTGGCCCAGAAAGGCGCACTATGAATTTTTTAAACAATTTGAAGAACCTTTTTTTGGAGTTTGTGTATCGGTAGACTGCACCAAGGCTTATCATACTGCCAAAGAACAGGGGCATTCCTTTTTCCTCTGGTATCTGCACAAATCATTGGCTGCGGCAAATGCGATTGCGCCATTCCGGTACAGGATCATAGATGATATCATTTATGAATACGAAGTGGTGCATGCATCACCTACCATTAACCGTCCGGATGGCACTTTTGGGTTTGCCTATATGGATTACCATCCGCAGTTTACCGACTTTGCAACGGCTGCACAGCTGGAAATAGACCAGGTACAGGCTACCACCGGTTTGATACCTGCCAATAGCGGAGAAAATGTGATTCATTATTCTTCCATGCCATGGATCGATTTTACATCGTTGTCGCATGCCCGGAGTTTTTCCTTTAAGGACTGTATTCCAAAAATATCTTTTGGCAAGATGAAAGAGGTGCATGGTAAAAAGGTAATGTCTGTTTCCATACATGTACATCATGGATTGATGGACGGATATCATGTAGGACAGTTTATAGATCATTTTCAGCAGCTGCTGAATGCGTAG
- a CDS encoding sialidase family protein — protein MIPKLSSKWPLALLMIALTVPNRQSYAQTGKAAKAVLVKSELIMDKPPFPSSHASSITELPNGRLLATWFGGTDEGNKDVCIWTSEKKDGKWAPPVQVADGIIDAGTRYPCWNPVLLTTATGKVLLFYKVGPRPSQWWGEMKYSTDNGQSWSKAEKLPEGILGPIKNKPIQLANGDILHPSSWESVKGKIWKIHVEKSDSTGHNWSKTEIDCGDYGVIQPSILTYPDGRLQMINRSLQKVIVQTWSDDNGKTWSPLTALHVKNPNSGIDGVTLKNGLQAMVYNPTVNSKNSDGRNVLNVAVSKDGENWTDVYELENVPKGEFSYPAIIQGKNGHLYITYTYHRRNVKFVELRLK, from the coding sequence ATGATCCCTAAACTATCTTCCAAATGGCCTTTGGCCCTCCTGATGATTGCATTGACTGTACCTAACAGGCAATCCTATGCGCAAACAGGAAAAGCAGCAAAAGCAGTACTGGTAAAGTCAGAACTGATTATGGACAAACCACCTTTCCCGTCGTCCCATGCATCTTCCATTACTGAATTACCCAACGGGCGCCTCCTGGCTACCTGGTTTGGTGGTACAGATGAAGGAAATAAAGACGTATGTATATGGACGTCAGAAAAAAAAGATGGAAAATGGGCACCTCCTGTACAGGTAGCCGATGGTATCATTGATGCCGGGACGCGTTATCCATGCTGGAATCCGGTGTTATTAACCACTGCTACCGGTAAGGTGCTCTTGTTCTATAAAGTAGGCCCCAGACCGTCACAATGGTGGGGGGAAATGAAATATAGTACAGATAATGGCCAGTCCTGGTCCAAGGCAGAGAAACTGCCGGAAGGCATACTCGGCCCCATCAAAAATAAACCTATTCAGCTGGCCAATGGCGATATACTGCATCCCTCCAGCTGGGAAAGCGTAAAGGGTAAAATATGGAAAATTCATGTGGAGAAATCTGACAGTACCGGTCATAATTGGTCCAAAACGGAAATCGATTGCGGTGACTATGGTGTTATTCAACCAAGTATCTTAACTTATCCCGACGGCCGGCTGCAGATGATCAACAGGAGTCTGCAAAAGGTGATTGTTCAAACCTGGTCGGATGATAATGGTAAAACCTGGTCTCCTTTAACCGCGCTCCATGTAAAAAACCCCAATTCGGGTATTGATGGGGTAACGCTGAAAAACGGCCTGCAAGCCATGGTATACAATCCTACTGTAAACAGTAAAAATTCTGATGGCCGTAATGTGCTGAATGTAGCTGTTTCCAAGGATGGAGAAAACTGGACAGACGTATATGAACTGGAAAACGTACCCAAGGGAGAATTCAGTTATCCGGCTATCATACAGGGTAAAAACGGACACCTGTATATTACTTATACCTATCACCGCCGTAACGTAAAATTTGTGGAACTCCGCCTTAAATAA
- a CDS encoding NADPH-dependent FMN reductase — protein MTQPPLLTHNNKINILAISGSTRAQSSNLDLIKAIADLTADRFSITIFEGLSVLPHFNPDLDLDTENAPPAVVNFRQQLQAADGVLICTPEYAVGVPGTLKNALDWTVSSMDFSQKPVALITAATSGITAHKALLGTLLIIESKITDEMQLVVSSVKTKVSKAGKITDPDTLFQVNKLIHAFTDVITGNGVPVYLPAPSAR, from the coding sequence ATGACTCAACCGCCACTGCTTACCCATAATAATAAGATAAATATTCTAGCCATCTCAGGAAGTACAAGAGCGCAATCCTCCAATCTTGATCTGATAAAAGCCATTGCTGATCTGACGGCCGACCGCTTTTCCATCACCATTTTTGAAGGATTGTCTGTACTTCCTCATTTTAATCCGGATCTGGACCTGGACACAGAAAATGCACCACCGGCCGTAGTAAATTTCCGTCAGCAATTACAAGCAGCGGATGGGGTACTGATATGTACCCCCGAATATGCGGTTGGTGTGCCGGGAACCTTGAAAAATGCGCTTGACTGGACCGTTTCCAGTATGGACTTCTCTCAAAAACCAGTAGCGCTGATCACTGCCGCCACTTCTGGCATCACTGCACACAAAGCCCTGTTGGGTACCCTTTTAATCATTGAATCTAAAATAACGGACGAAATGCAACTGGTGGTATCCTCCGTTAAAACCAAAGTAAGTAAAGCGGGAAAAATAACGGATCCGGACACCCTCTTCCAGGTGAACAAACTCATCCATGCTTTCACGGATGTTATTACCGGGAATGGTGTTCCTGTGTATTTACCAGCACCTTCTGCCAGATAA
- a CDS encoding alginate export family protein, with protein MHKLLLLFIMSGISSILYAQEFKIDGQLRPRLEVRNGFGQLRPSAPAADQTAAFISGRTRLNFLYNDAGNKVKFGLSLQDIRVWGDHPQTTLEENNNFGIHEGWAAILFSPEWDLKLGRQEINLDNARILGNLDWAQQARSHDAILLNYSGVFNLKAGYALSAGKESLRKEIYTIRNYKNLQFLWLNKKISHITISLLFLNNGMEYTKDSSQTGAAGRAVAYSQTIGARMEFRKALLGFNMEGYYQGGKDDVHHTLSAYDLIAEAVVKPDKWQVTLGTEILSGTAATTTAQGENRSFNPLYGTNHKFNGYLDFFYVGGRYKDNAGLHDIYTTAVYMPDPFSIEAGLHLFNTMVKVVDKNGDQLNRYLGMEADIVAGYRLSPVVNVQGGFSVLSGTATLQTVAGGDKNKLSTWGWLAVNITPTFLHIKK; from the coding sequence ATGCATAAATTACTACTCCTCTTTATCATGTCTGGTATCAGCAGCATATTGTATGCACAGGAATTTAAGATAGACGGACAATTACGGCCACGGCTGGAAGTACGGAATGGTTTTGGCCAACTACGTCCTTCGGCTCCGGCTGCTGACCAAACAGCTGCTTTCATCTCTGGAAGGACCCGGTTGAATTTTCTGTATAATGATGCCGGCAATAAAGTAAAGTTTGGATTGAGCCTGCAGGATATAAGAGTATGGGGAGACCATCCGCAAACTACCCTGGAAGAAAACAACAACTTTGGTATCCATGAAGGATGGGCCGCCATCCTTTTTTCTCCGGAATGGGACCTTAAATTAGGACGGCAGGAAATCAACCTGGACAATGCCCGTATTTTAGGTAATCTTGACTGGGCACAGCAAGCCCGCTCTCATGATGCGATATTACTTAATTACAGCGGGGTATTTAACTTAAAAGCCGGTTATGCATTAAGCGCAGGTAAGGAAAGCTTACGTAAGGAAATATATACAATCAGGAATTATAAGAACCTGCAGTTCCTCTGGCTCAATAAAAAAATAAGCCATATAACCATCAGCCTGCTCTTTCTTAATAACGGGATGGAATATACTAAAGACTCTTCCCAAACAGGAGCTGCGGGCCGCGCTGTTGCTTATAGCCAAACTATAGGTGCCCGTATGGAATTCCGTAAAGCGCTATTGGGATTTAACATGGAAGGATATTACCAAGGTGGAAAAGATGATGTTCACCATACCTTAAGTGCATATGATCTTATTGCTGAAGCTGTTGTCAAACCAGATAAATGGCAGGTAACCCTCGGAACAGAAATACTTTCAGGCACTGCTGCCACTACAACTGCACAAGGGGAAAATAGGTCCTTCAATCCGCTGTATGGTACCAATCACAAGTTCAATGGTTACCTCGATTTTTTTTACGTAGGCGGGCGATATAAAGATAATGCAGGTTTACATGACATTTACACCACCGCTGTTTACATGCCGGATCCATTCAGCATAGAAGCAGGCTTACATCTCTTCAATACCATGGTTAAAGTAGTGGATAAAAACGGTGATCAGCTCAACAGATATCTTGGTATGGAAGCAGACATCGTAGCGGGTTATAGACTCTCTCCCGTAGTGAATGTTCAGGGAGGCTTTTCAGTACTCTCAGGTACTGCTACCTTACAAACAGTAGCTGGAGGGGATAAAAACAAATTAAGTACCTGGGGATGGCTGGCCGTCAATATTACCCCTACCTTTCTCCATATCAAAAAATAG
- a CDS encoding phosphocholine-specific phospholipase C — MDTRRDFIKKAALLSGATGIFSALPASIQKALAIDPKVGSTYLDAEHVVFLMQENRSFDHCYGALRGVRGFNDPRAITLPNKNLVWLQSNEQGETFVPFRMDFKESKSTWMSSLPHSWENQVDARNEGKYDKWLVAKRSGNRDYAKIPLTLGHYTREDIPFYYAFADAFTVCDQNFCSSLTGTTPNRLYFWSGTIRAEKSGNVKANVWNSDVDYGSEASWTTFPERLEDNNISWRIYQNEISLDTGLEGEEDSWLANFTDNPIEWFTQYRVGFHPTHYTYLQKRGEQLPAEIAALEKSIPAMEEGSKAKAEAVKQLEQKKKSLLVVKDRLKRFSPEEFAKLPQRERNLCEKAFTTNKNDPDYRKLTTLSYKDGYMDRELQVPKGDVLHQFRHDVNNGKLPTVSWLVAPCNFSDHPGAPWYGAWYVSEVLDILTKNPEVWKKTIFILAYDENDGDFDHVPPFVAPHPQRTDTGKVSAGIDTAAEYVMKKDGPRESPIGLGYRVPLVVASPWSRGGWVNSEVFDHTSSLQFLEGFLNKKFGKKIEESNITDWRRTVCGDLTSIFRPYNGEKMEVPPFPDKEVFYQTVHKAKFKDVPSNYKILNAEEIAQINRNPHASPLMSKQEKGIRSSCALPYQLYVDGKLSADKQHFEMKFEARDEVFGKRTMGSPFNVYAPGNFMVQHPGKEAAYEAARAWAYAVKAGDALADTWKVSDFEDGNYHLRAYGPNGFFREFKGNSQDPAVDISFEYSRHKLHKNTLTGNVEIRLTNLDSKQKVTVEIKDNAYKKGTVTKVLNVAKSAGSQASIMLELGNSYGWYDCSVRIAGNKDFEKRYAGRVETGKASFSDPAMGNI; from the coding sequence ATGGATACAAGAAGAGATTTTATTAAAAAAGCAGCGCTGCTATCTGGCGCTACAGGCATCTTTAGCGCTTTGCCTGCTTCCATTCAGAAAGCATTAGCCATTGATCCTAAGGTAGGTAGTACTTACCTGGATGCAGAGCATGTGGTATTCCTGATGCAGGAAAACCGCTCGTTTGATCATTGTTATGGTGCATTAAGAGGAGTACGTGGATTTAATGATCCCCGCGCCATTACGTTGCCTAATAAGAACCTGGTATGGCTGCAATCCAATGAGCAGGGAGAAACCTTTGTTCCTTTCCGCATGGATTTCAAGGAGTCAAAATCTACCTGGATGAGTTCATTGCCGCATTCCTGGGAAAACCAGGTAGATGCGAGAAATGAAGGTAAATATGATAAGTGGTTGGTGGCCAAGCGGTCTGGCAACAGAGACTATGCTAAGATCCCTTTAACACTGGGGCATTATACCCGGGAGGATATTCCGTTTTATTATGCTTTTGCAGATGCATTTACCGTATGTGATCAGAATTTCTGTTCTTCTTTAACAGGTACTACGCCTAACCGGCTTTATTTCTGGTCTGGTACTATCCGAGCTGAAAAAAGCGGTAACGTAAAAGCTAATGTATGGAACTCCGATGTGGATTATGGATCAGAAGCAAGCTGGACTACCTTTCCGGAGCGCCTGGAAGATAATAATATATCTTGGAGGATTTATCAGAACGAAATCAGCCTGGATACCGGACTGGAAGGAGAAGAAGATTCATGGCTGGCCAACTTTACCGACAATCCGATTGAGTGGTTTACCCAATACCGGGTAGGTTTTCATCCTACTCACTATACTTACCTGCAAAAAAGGGGAGAACAATTACCTGCGGAAATAGCAGCATTGGAAAAAAGCATTCCGGCTATGGAAGAAGGTAGTAAGGCCAAAGCTGAGGCAGTTAAACAACTGGAACAGAAAAAGAAGAGCTTGCTGGTAGTAAAAGACAGGCTCAAACGGTTCAGTCCGGAAGAGTTTGCAAAATTACCGCAGCGGGAAAGGAACTTATGTGAAAAGGCCTTTACTACCAATAAAAATGATCCTGATTATCGCAAGCTGACCACCTTAAGCTATAAAGATGGTTACATGGACCGGGAGCTGCAGGTGCCTAAAGGAGATGTACTGCACCAGTTTCGTCATGATGTTAATAATGGGAAATTGCCTACCGTGTCCTGGCTGGTAGCACCATGTAATTTCTCTGATCATCCGGGAGCTCCCTGGTATGGAGCATGGTATGTATCTGAAGTGCTGGATATCCTTACCAAAAATCCGGAAGTATGGAAGAAAACCATCTTTATCCTGGCATATGATGAAAATGATGGTGATTTTGACCACGTACCTCCATTTGTAGCACCGCATCCGCAGAGAACAGATACTGGTAAGGTATCGGCAGGTATCGATACTGCAGCAGAATATGTGATGAAAAAAGATGGACCTCGGGAGAGTCCTATTGGTCTTGGATATCGTGTACCCCTGGTAGTGGCATCGCCCTGGAGCCGTGGGGGATGGGTAAACTCTGAGGTGTTTGATCATACCTCTTCGTTGCAATTCCTGGAAGGCTTTTTGAATAAAAAATTTGGCAAGAAAATAGAAGAATCCAATATCACTGACTGGCGTCGTACGGTATGTGGTGACCTGACCTCTATCTTCCGGCCATATAATGGTGAAAAGATGGAAGTGCCTCCCTTCCCGGATAAAGAGGTATTTTACCAGACAGTGCATAAGGCGAAGTTCAAGGATGTGCCATCAAATTATAAGATACTCAACGCGGAGGAAATCGCACAAATTAACCGCAATCCGCATGCATCACCTTTGATGTCCAAGCAGGAAAAAGGTATCCGCTCATCCTGTGCATTACCTTATCAGTTATATGTAGATGGTAAATTAAGTGCCGACAAACAGCACTTTGAGATGAAGTTTGAAGCACGTGATGAAGTATTTGGAAAACGTACGATGGGATCGCCGTTTAATGTATATGCACCGGGTAATTTTATGGTGCAGCACCCCGGCAAGGAAGCTGCATATGAAGCTGCCAGGGCATGGGCCTATGCCGTAAAGGCAGGAGATGCACTGGCAGATACCTGGAAGGTAAGCGATTTTGAAGATGGGAATTATCACCTCCGCGCATATGGACCTAATGGCTTTTTCAGAGAGTTTAAAGGAAACAGCCAAGATCCTGCAGTAGATATTTCCTTTGAATACAGTCGCCACAAACTACATAAAAATACACTTACCGGTAATGTGGAGATCAGGTTGACGAACCTGGATAGCAAGCAGAAGGTAACCGTGGAGATCAAAGACAATGCTTATAAAAAAGGTACTGTTACGAAGGTGCTGAATGTAGCGAAGTCGGCCGGAAGCCAGGCCAGCATTATGCTGGAGTTGGGTAACAGTTACGGCTGGTACGACTGCAGTGTAAGAATAGCAGGAAATAAGGACTTTGAAAAACGTTATGCAGGTCGTGTAGAAACAGGCAAGGCAAGCTTTAGTGACCCTGCCATGGGAAATATTTAG
- a CDS encoding HAD family hydrolase, with the protein MNKDRIKVIAFDADDTLWVNEPFFQETERKFCTLLEDFIPHHNVSQELFKTEMANLSLYGYGVKGFMLSMIETALRVSDKKMSADVIVKAIEYGKELLERPIEMLEGVEAVLQALKKEYRLVVATKGDLLDQERKLKKSGLAHYFHHIEIMSDKQQADYTKLIRHLDIAPESFLMVGNSLKSDVIPVLEIGGYGIHIPYHTTWEHEQVVQTITHERFKQVQTITDILPELLS; encoded by the coding sequence ATGAATAAGGACCGGATAAAAGTAATCGCATTTGATGCTGATGATACCCTGTGGGTAAATGAGCCGTTTTTTCAGGAAACAGAGCGGAAATTCTGTACCCTGCTGGAAGATTTTATACCGCATCATAATGTGTCCCAGGAGTTGTTTAAAACAGAAATGGCTAATCTGTCACTGTATGGATATGGTGTCAAAGGGTTTATGCTTTCCATGATTGAAACCGCCTTGCGGGTATCAGATAAGAAAATGAGCGCGGATGTGATAGTGAAAGCCATTGAGTATGGCAAGGAATTATTGGAGCGGCCTATTGAAATGCTGGAAGGGGTAGAAGCGGTATTACAGGCGCTTAAAAAAGAATACCGCCTGGTAGTGGCTACCAAAGGTGATTTACTGGACCAGGAGCGGAAACTTAAGAAGTCCGGACTGGCACATTATTTCCATCATATTGAAATCATGAGTGATAAACAGCAGGCAGATTATACCAAATTAATCAGGCACCTGGATATTGCACCGGAATCTTTTTTGATGGTCGGCAATTCATTAAAGTCTGATGTCATCCCTGTATTGGAAATCGGCGGATATGGTATCCACATACCTTATCATACTACCTGGGAGCATGAGCAGGTGGTACAAACGATTACACACGAACGTTTTAAACAAGTACAAACAATCACTGATATTTTACCGGAATTATTATCATGA
- a CDS encoding SRPBCC family protein, with protein sequence MKNEPVVFERTFNAPVARVWKAITDSNDMQQWYFNLPGFKPEVGYEFQFTAGDDPKQYLHLCKVTEVVPGKKLTYSWRYDGYEGNSFVTFELFPDGDKTKLKLTHAGLDTFPTSNPDLVKGNFVQGWTQILDTSLKPFLEKAA encoded by the coding sequence ATGAAAAATGAACCTGTAGTATTTGAGCGCACCTTTAACGCTCCGGTAGCAAGGGTATGGAAGGCCATCACTGATAGTAATGATATGCAACAATGGTATTTTAATCTGCCGGGGTTTAAACCCGAAGTAGGATATGAATTCCAGTTTACGGCGGGAGATGATCCCAAACAATACCTTCATCTTTGCAAAGTAACGGAGGTAGTCCCAGGTAAAAAACTGACTTACAGCTGGCGGTATGATGGTTATGAAGGCAACTCCTTTGTCACCTTTGAATTATTTCCGGATGGAGATAAAACCAAACTGAAGCTCACACATGCCGGACTGGATACCTTCCCAACCAGCAATCCTGATCTGGTTAAAGGAAACTTTGTACAGGGCTGGACACAGATTCTGGATACTTCGTTAAAACCATTCCTGGAAAAAGCAGCTTAA
- a CDS encoding TfoX/Sxy family protein, producing the protein MSYDEKLTDNIRELIADTGRKVEEKKMFGGLCFMVDDKMCVGVNTGRIMLRLDPALNETVLEEEGCTPMVHGGRMMKGYVYVSESVLTTRKRLAYWINLALAFNLIAQPAKKKKK; encoded by the coding sequence ATGTCTTATGATGAAAAGCTTACTGACAATATCCGGGAGCTGATAGCTGATACGGGCAGAAAGGTAGAGGAGAAAAAGATGTTCGGTGGTTTGTGTTTTATGGTAGATGATAAAATGTGTGTAGGGGTGAATACGGGCCGGATAATGTTGCGTTTGGATCCTGCGCTCAATGAAACGGTGCTGGAAGAGGAAGGATGTACCCCAATGGTGCATGGAGGCCGCATGATGAAAGGCTATGTATATGTAAGTGAATCCGTGCTGACCACCAGGAAACGGCTGGCGTATTGGATAAACCTGGCATTGGCTTTTAACCTGATAGCCCAGCCGGCAAAGAAGAAGAAGAAATAA
- a CDS encoding DEAD/DEAH box helicase — translation MKFEQYRISEEIKRSLEELGFKKPTDIQYKAIPSILNGDDVLAIAQTGTGKTAAFAIPVLHMLQRQRTTKIPGQVKCLVMVPTRELAIQIAEVFIQIARYTKLKILGLFGGVDQDPQIKKLEKGVDVLIATPGRMFDLINQQHIDLSRVEILILDEADHMLALGFIKDIRDVMKFLPRKHQTLFFSATIDKDIKDLAYSIVTNPIRIQISPQDPVSKNVTHSVAYVKMDDKRFFLERMAKEFPESKILVFVRTKVRAERVFNAMQRVGVETLTMHGGKEQDDRLQVMKEFKKGDVKILIATDVSARGIDIPNVDYVVNYDLPDVPENYVHRVGRTGRGVQKGKAVSFCSDEEKPVLKEIEKFLGKEIQEMKIEKDEYRETISFSEDTPNDNWQLLIDQHENSLREQKRKKKKR, via the coding sequence ATGAAATTTGAACAGTACCGCATTTCCGAAGAGATAAAAAGGAGTTTGGAAGAGCTGGGTTTTAAAAAACCTACAGACATTCAGTACAAGGCAATTCCTTCCATTTTAAATGGAGATGATGTATTGGCTATCGCACAAACCGGTACCGGTAAAACAGCTGCTTTTGCTATCCCGGTACTACATATGTTGCAGCGCCAGCGTACTACCAAAATTCCCGGGCAGGTAAAATGCCTCGTGATGGTGCCTACCAGGGAACTGGCTATTCAGATAGCAGAAGTATTTATACAAATCGCCAGATATACAAAGCTCAAAATACTGGGTTTGTTCGGCGGGGTAGATCAGGACCCGCAGATCAAAAAGCTGGAAAAGGGGGTAGACGTTCTTATCGCTACACCCGGCCGGATGTTTGACCTTATTAACCAGCAGCATATTGATTTAAGCCGGGTAGAGATACTCATCCTGGATGAAGCGGATCATATGCTGGCACTGGGATTTATCAAAGATATACGGGATGTGATGAAGTTCCTGCCGCGTAAACATCAAACGCTGTTCTTCTCCGCTACTATTGATAAAGACATTAAAGACCTGGCTTATTCCATTGTAACTAATCCCATACGCATACAGATCTCTCCACAGGATCCGGTGTCCAAAAATGTAACCCATTCAGTGGCCTATGTGAAAATGGATGACAAACGTTTCTTCCTGGAGCGTATGGCTAAAGAATTCCCGGAAAGTAAGATCCTGGTTTTTGTACGTACCAAAGTACGGGCAGAAAGAGTGTTTAACGCAATGCAGCGGGTAGGGGTGGAAACACTTACCATGCATGGTGGAAAAGAACAGGACGACCGCCTGCAGGTAATGAAGGAATTCAAAAAGGGCGACGTGAAAATATTGATTGCTACTGATGTGAGTGCCCGTGGTATTGATATTCCCAATGTTGATTATGTAGTAAACTATGATTTACCGGATGTACCGGAGAACTATGTGCATCGGGTAGGTCGTACAGGACGTGGTGTACAGAAAGGAAAAGCAGTTTCATTCTGTAGTGACGAGGAAAAACCGGTACTGAAAGAAATTGAAAAATTCCTGGGCAAGGAAATACAGGAGATGAAAATTGAAAAGGATGAATACCGTGAAACCATCAGCTTTTCGGAAGATACCCCTAATGATAACTGGCAACTCCTGATTGACCAGCATGAAAATAGCCTCCGGGAACAGAAAAGAAAAAAGAAAAAGAGATAA
- a CDS encoding response regulator transcription factor — translation MNFFVKNKHAILYGMSLAILLFLLKWLELRLLIIDHAFEIYIGAIALIFTALGIWLALKLTRPKVKTIIIEKEVYIQEPPVNFMLNENELAKTGLSTRELEVLQLMAEGLSNQEIAARLFVSLSTVKTHSSNLFEKMDVKRRTQAIDKAKRLSIIP, via the coding sequence ATGAATTTTTTCGTAAAAAATAAGCATGCCATCCTTTATGGCATGTCTTTGGCAATACTGCTGTTTTTACTTAAATGGCTGGAGTTGCGGCTGCTGATCATTGACCATGCCTTTGAAATTTATATTGGTGCCATCGCCCTCATTTTTACTGCATTGGGTATCTGGCTGGCATTAAAACTCACCCGTCCCAAAGTAAAAACCATCATCATTGAAAAAGAAGTATATATACAGGAGCCTCCTGTCAATTTCATGCTCAATGAAAATGAGCTTGCTAAAACAGGATTAAGCACCCGGGAACTGGAAGTATTGCAACTAATGGCGGAAGGATTGAGTAACCAGGAAATTGCCGCCCGTTTGTTTGTTTCTTTAAGCACCGTTAAAACGCATTCCTCCAATCTCTTCGAAAAAATGGACGTAAAGCGCAGGACCCAGGCAATCGACAAAGCTAAAAGACTGAGTATCATACCATAA